Within Thermococcus indicus, the genomic segment AGCCGGTCATGTTTAGAGGCAGGGCCTATCTAAGGGCCGGCAGTTCAAACAAAAGGTTGAATGCCAGAGAAATAGCAGAGCTTTACTATAGAAGTATAAGGCACAGCTGGGATTATATAACGGTCAATGCGGGTTTGGATGAGGTTGATTTCGGAGTGGTCGGGAAATTTGTTGAGGCCGCAAAAAGCAGGGGCAGGCTTAATGTTCCTGATGGGGAAGATTTAGAGACAGTTCTGGAAAAACTTGAGCTTGTTCGCGACGGGGAACCAACAAGGGCCCTGATTCTCCTTTTTGGAAATGATCCCCAGAAATACTTCCCACATGCCGTTGTGAGGATCGCCAGATTCAGGGGAAGCGAGATTGAAGATGATATAACAATCGATGGAAACCTCGTTAATCAGGTGGATGAAGCTTTGAAGTTCATAAGGAAGCACATAAACGTCAGGTTCAGGATTGGGGGGAAAGCGCAGAGAGAAGAAGTCTGGGACTATCCTCCAGAAGCGCTGAGGGAAGCCGTGATTAATGCCGTTGCGCACCGGGACTATGCGGAGCCTGATGAGGTACAGATAAAAATACTCGACGACAGGATAATATTCTGGAATCCGGGTAAGCTGCCCTTTGAACTGAAGGTTGAAGACCTGTACAAACCCCACCCCTCAAAACCGAGGAACAAGCTTATTGCCAAGGTCTTCTACTACTCCGGCCACATTGAGAAGTGGGGCAGCGGCATAGGGAGGATTCTGAGGGCACTGGGGGAGTATAACCTGCCGGAACCCAGGTTTGAGGAGGTTTTTGGAGGATTCCAGGTTACATTTTACAGGGACGTTTACACCGAGGATCACCTGAGGAACCTGGGGCTGAATGACAGACAGATTAGGGCAGTACTTTATGTGAAGGAGAAAGGCAGTATAACTAATAAAGAATATCAGGAGCTGTTTAAAGTTTCAAGACAAACAGCGACAAGGGATCTTGGCAGTCTGGTTAAACTGGGAATTTTCGAGCGTGTTGAAAAAGGTAAGTATAAACTAAAGACTCAACATGAGTCAAATATGAGTCAACCATGAGTCAAATGAGTCAAAAGGTGACTCCCATGAGCGAGGCAAGCCAGGCTTTACAGAAGATTGCCAGAGGGACGGGAATAGTTTTTGCCGGGACGGTTATTTCGATGTTCTTCGGGTTCCTGAGCAGGGCGGTTATAGCGAGGTATTTTACGACTTCAGAGTACGGGGTGTTTAATTTAGCTTTGACCGTTCTGAGCATCGCCCTCGTTATAGCCACGCTTGGCTTCCAGAACGCTCTACCCAGGGAGGTTGCCTTCTACAGGGAGAGGGAACCTTCAAGAGTCGGGGATTTGGTTTCAACGGCTCTGGTGATTGTTGCGGTGAGCACTATGAAGAGTGATGTTCACAGAAACATGATGGGCACTTAAGCCCCTGCAGGAACTCCGAAGAGAATACCTTTTAAATGAAAAATACACAGTCAGAACGGTGCCATCGCGATAAAGGAGTTCAATTTGGGGAGAGGATATGACGGTGTTGCAGTTGATTAAAAATGAAATCAAGAACCTCAAGAGTCCCCTTTACAGGAATTCCTTGTATATAACGTTAGCCATGTTCACTACTGCCGTTACAGGTTTTGTGTTCTGGAATGTTGCCTCAAGGATTTATTCCCCTGCTGACGTTGGTGTGGCGTCTTCTTTGGTGTCAATTCTTAACCTTATCTTTGGAGTCTCAATGCTTGGTCTAAACACTGCGCTGATAAGATTCTATCCTGAGTACAGGGAGCGTGCCGTAGGAAGTGCCCTTGTTGTCTCGGCGAGTTTTGCCTTTATTGTTTCAGGAGCTTACGTTTTAATTGCCAGAAACTCTGAGGACTTCTCCGAGGTGTTCTCTTTAGAGTTCACGCTGGCCTTCATTGCATTCTCAGTTATAGGCACATCCTCCAATATTCTTGGAACTGCAGCGATAGCAATGAGAAAAGCGAAGCACAGATTCATTCAGAACCTTCTTTTTGGGTTTCGATTTGTTTTATTGTATTTTCTTGTTTCGCTTGGTGTGTCTGGTATAATTGGATCATTTGGTCTGGGTTTATTGTTAGCACTTATTTATGGAGTGATGGTTCTTAAAGATTACATCTCACTTTCAGTCGATAGGGAGTACCTGTCAAGTGCATTCAGATTCTCTCTTGGTAACTATATAGCGAACATCGCCAACATAGCTCCCAATTATTTGATGCCTTCAATTGTATTGACAATGCTCAGTAAGGAAGAGGCGGCATATTTTTTCATAGCTTTTACTATTGGGAATCTACTGCTCATAGTTCCCAACTCTATAAACATGTCCTTTTTTGTGGAGGGAAGCCATGGGCTGGCTAACATGAAAAGGGCACTGAAGAAGGCGATAATTTTTAGCTACGCCTATCTTGCAGCTA encodes:
- a CDS encoding AlbA family DNA-binding domain-containing protein — protein: MCDVERLISTGENEEIEFKENFDFNGILETAVAFANKRGGVILVGVRNNGAVVGVQIGRETLRDWANRISQNTDPPVIPELEVEEVNGKKVLCIKIDEYPVKPVMFRGRAYLRAGSSNKRLNAREIAELYYRSIRHSWDYITVNAGLDEVDFGVVGKFVEAAKSRGRLNVPDGEDLETVLEKLELVRDGEPTRALILLFGNDPQKYFPHAVVRIARFRGSEIEDDITIDGNLVNQVDEALKFIRKHINVRFRIGGKAQREEVWDYPPEALREAVINAVAHRDYAEPDEVQIKILDDRIIFWNPGKLPFELKVEDLYKPHPSKPRNKLIAKVFYYSGHIEKWGSGIGRILRALGEYNLPEPRFEEVFGGFQVTFYRDVYTEDHLRNLGLNDRQIRAVLYVKEKGSITNKEYQELFKVSRQTATRDLGSLVKLGIFERVEKGKYKLKTQHESNMSQP
- a CDS encoding oligosaccharide flippase family protein, which codes for MSEASQALQKIARGTGIVFAGTVISMFFGFLSRAVIARYFTTSEYGVFNLALTVLSIALVIATLGFQNALPREVAFYREREPSRVGDLVSTALVIVAVSTMKSDVHRNMMGT
- a CDS encoding lipopolysaccharide biosynthesis protein, encoding MTVLQLIKNEIKNLKSPLYRNSLYITLAMFTTAVTGFVFWNVASRIYSPADVGVASSLVSILNLIFGVSMLGLNTALIRFYPEYRERAVGSALVVSASFAFIVSGAYVLIARNSEDFSEVFSLEFTLAFIAFSVIGTSSNILGTAAIAMRKAKHRFIQNLLFGFRFVLLYFLVSLGVSGIIGSFGLGLLLALIYGVMVLKDYISLSVDREYLSSAFRFSLGNYIANIANIAPNYLMPSIVLTMLSKEEAAYFFIAFTIGNLLLIVPNSINMSFFVEGSHGLANMKRALKKAIIFSYAYLAAISIFIWFFGRFILVFFGSEYVRGLDLLRIVTLSGFLVVVVNFYVTILNIQKRVREVATIYILKAILFLGLSYLLVPRFGIVGVGWGWLGAYLLIFSGILIINTI